The stretch of DNA ATTTTAGCCCACTATTTTTAGCCTGTTAATTAGGCGTTAACTTCACATAAAATTCTGCAACATAATTAATCTGTCGCAATATATTTGTGTCCTTAAATTAAAGTCCCCTTTCCTCTTTATTCTGAATTTATGAGTCTGCTTTAAGAGGCTATTTGCCATTATCACAAGACGCCAAGCCTAGCCGCTTGGCTATTGAAAGTTTCACTTTCCAATAACGTTCAGCAAGGCTTGAATTAGTTTCTACTGGTGATGTTTGATATTACTAACGATTTTGGAGCTTTTTTCTTTTAGTACTTACTATCGCCGCGCTCATGGCTTGGCTTATCAACTATTTGAGTAGTAGGCCTTCGGTTTTCTGAATAATTAGCGAGTTGATTTAGAAAGGAATTTAGGTAAAGTAGTTTTCTATTATTTTCAGCGTTGTCTAGTGATAGTTAACAAGCGCCTAAACTCCGTCAATGTTTCGTTGTCACGGTTTTGGCAAACAACGCAAAAAGCCGCGCCAACACATTGCGTGTTAGGCGGGCGTTATATTTACAGGGAAGTCATGCGTTACATCACTTTAGTATTTGCCATCTTGTGTTTAATTAGTTGTGCATCAAAACCACCAGTACCAGACAGTTGCTCTGATATGGATTCATGTGTCTCTTTAGTTAAATCAAAGTTAGTATCAAATATGATGGTGGATAAAAAGTATGAAGGTTATGAAGTTAAGATAGAGTTTTTCTTAAATGACAATGCTGAAGTTGTAGAATATAAAGTAACAAGTGAATCAGGTTTGTTAGAGCTTGATAATGCAGGAATTGATGCTATTAAAAAATCATCTCCATTCACTGCAATTAAAGTTTTACCTTTAGAAGTTTTTAATGAATTTAAGCATGTCAAACTTACAATAATTCCAACATTTGATTAATTGTAAATATAACAAGCTAATAAACAAGGACAAAAAACAGTTGGCTGTTTTCGTTCCTCAACATTTTAGCCAACAATTTTTTGCCCATTATTAGGGCGTTATATTTACAATTGAATCGGTGAATCAATCACCAACAATTAAACTTAAGGATGGGTTATGAAAAAAGTATTATTGGTAATATCAAGCGTTATAGCTTTAGCGGCTTGCAATGAATC from Psychrosphaera aestuarii encodes:
- a CDS encoding cell envelope integrity protein TolA is translated as MIVNKRLNSVNVSLSRFWQTTQKAAPTHCVLGGRYIYREVMRYITLVFAILCLISCASKPPVPDSCSDMDSCVSLVKSKLVSNMMVDKKYEGYEVKIEFFLNDNAEVVEYKVTSESGLLELDNAGIDAIKKSSPFTAIKVLPLEVFNEFKHVKLTIIPTFD